The proteins below come from a single Alnus glutinosa chromosome 9, dhAlnGlut1.1, whole genome shotgun sequence genomic window:
- the LOC133877636 gene encoding glycosyltransferase BC10-like: MAKTKGNSPEAVLIQTIESYNFKLSGWAAGKYEVPDMVGWGESSMIAAEKLLLEATLEDPANQRFVLLSDSCVPLYNFSYIYNYVMYSPRSLMDSFLDKKEGRYNPKMSPIIPKEKWRKGSQWITLVRSHAEVIVDDEDILSVFKKFCKRRPPVDAR; this comes from the exons ATGGCAAAGACCAAGGGAAACAGTCCTGAGGCAGTACTGATTCAGACTATAG AGAGTTACAACTTCAAGCTATCCGGATGGGCTGCAGGGAAATACGAAGTTCCCGATATG GTGGGATGGGGAGAATCAAGTATGATTGCCGCGGAGAAGTTGTTACTTGAGGCAACTCTTGAGGATCCAGCAAATCAAAGATTTGTTCTACTCTCTGACAG TTGTGTTCCTCTGTACAACTTTAGCTACATATACAACTATGTGATGTATTCTCCAAGGAGTTTGATGGACAG CTTTCTTGATAAGAAGGAGGGCCGCTACAACCCCAAGATGTCACCTATAATACCAAAGGAGAAATGGCGAAAAGGGTCCCAG TGGATCACTTTAGTTCGAAGCCATGCAGAAGTCATTGTAGATGATGAAGATATTCTTTCAGTATTCAAGAAGTTTTGCAAG AGACGCCCCCCTGTAGATGCAAGATAG